The sequence AACTGCAAAGGGAGCTCTGCAAGTAATTACACGCTGAGCTAAAGCTGAATTATGCTTTCTGAAAAAGAGCATGGGAACTGGCTGCAGGGAGAAAAGCAAGGAGGTAAATTTTGCAATTTCCAACAATAGGTGAGTCACTACGCTTCAGATTTCTCCCCTCACAACAACCACTTTCCGCTTTCACCCTATAGGCAGTGCAAGAACGTCCAACTCATCCTGACAAAACCTGTCTGAGCAAACACTCTCCACGCGTTCCCCAGCAAGTCCTCACACTCCTTTTCAACTTGCTTTGGTTAACACTCAGCTCTTACCAAAGAGGGCCTCCCTTATAAGGGGCAATCCCTTCCTCAGACTGAGGACCCAAAAAGCACACCATACATCATTATTTTGTCAAAAGGATGGCAGGAAATAATAGCCTTTTAAGTAAACCAAGTGATATAACTGGGGAACGGAGGAAGAGCAAAGCTTTTGGACACACTAACCTTCTGACTGTGGAAATAAGGAGCACCAGCCTCCTAAGGTAAACACTcaatttcttctccctcttctctttaCTAACACAGCTACCCTTCCTTTGATGCAACTGTGCTTCCTGATTACACAGTTGGACTATAAAGGCATTAGGTGACTGTGCAGGAGAAAAGGCACAAACACATTATTCCCAGTGGGACAGACAAAAGAGTAACTTTTCCCAGTGGCGCATTAGGTGGTTACCTAAGAAACGAAGCGGTGTATGTGACAAAAATCAATACTTCAGTCAATGATGGTATAGTGTTCAGAGTTAGGAATTTTAGTTTCTAGATTTATCTTTGAAGGTTAGACAGGGAGTAATAGttttgtgaaataaaatgtttcttccaACAACATCAATGACTTATTATTACATCATcatgtgctgccattcagagggacctggagaggctggagagctgggcggagaggaacctcatgaagttcaacaaaggcaagtgcaaggtcctgcacctagggagaaataatcccatgcagcaggacaggctgggggttgacctgctggaaagtagctctgcagagaaggacctgggagtgctggtggacaacaagttaaacatgaggcagcagtgtggccttgtggccaagaaggccaatgggatcccggggtgcattaggcagagtgttgccagcaggtggagggaggtgatcctgcccctctcctcagccctgctgaggcctcacctggagtactgcgtccagttgtgggctccccagtacaagagagacatggcactgctggagagagtccagcggagggcgacaaagatggtgagagggctggagcacctctcctatgaagaaagactgcaagagctggtcctgctcatcctggagaagagaagattgagaggcgatctcatcaacgtgtacaagtatctgaagggggagtgtcaagaggatgaggccagcctcttctccggggtgcccagcaacaggacaagaggcaacgggcagaaactgaaccacaggaagttccatctgaacctgagaaaaaacttcttcactgtgagggtgacagagcattggaacaggttgcccagagaggtagtggagtctccttcgctggagatattcaaaacccgtccggatgtgatcctgggcaatatggtctagaggaccctgcttgagcagggaggttggactagatgatgtccagaggtcccttccaacctcaacgattctgtgattctgtgattctgttattttaGCATCATAATGATGAAGAAACTACCTTCTTAGATGTCAAGCTAATCCCCTCTTGCATTTTGTCTGTTCTTCTCTGTAGCCTTCTACACTACAAGAGCAACACTTCTATCCCCATTTCTAAGCTTATGTGAGACACTCGGCAAAGTTTTCCTTCAGCTATGACAGCCTAAAATTGCAGCCAGAAGGTGGCACTGCTTCCAAAAAGCATCCTCTCTTCACCACTAGTTCCTGTCCTGCAGCTCTCCCCAATCGCTTTAGAGCTAGCACAAAAGATACAGCAGCgcaagagcaagagccagctgcCAGAGCCAAACTAGATTTTCCCGTCAGTGGCCAAAGCATTCTACCAACATACAACATATATCTTGGAAGGAGGTAAATGCCGCAGGGGAGGTCTGTGAACTTTTATAAAAGCGCCTGAAATAGTTTCTCTCCCAAAGAGACTCAGGAGAGCTCATTATCTTTTCCCAATATGGTGAGTAGCAATAGTAACTGGCGAGAGGACCTGCAGTTTAGGAACAGCACATGAGCCAGGCTGCTTTCTGCAGTCCATCCTGCCTGCTTCTTTTACTACACTTTATGGATCCATTGTCCATTATTTTTCCCAGTCCCTTTTAAACCTGCTGGTACTGTCTGCCTGCCTCCTGTGGCAACAAATCCCAGAAGCTCGCTATCTGCAGTGTAAAGTACCACCTTCATATAACTGGTAGATCTGTTTCAAGAGATGGAAGAGTGCCCCCTAGATCTAGTATCGTCAGATTTTGGTGAATAGTAGTTCTGCACCCACTCAACTCACCACTTTCAAGATTTTGTAAACCTTGACCATattccctcagtcttctcctctccaaatTTAAGGATCCAGCCTTTTTAGTCTCTCCTCACAAAACAGCTTCTCGATTCCCTTGATTCCCCTGATTAGTTGCCCTTCTATTAACTCCAGTACGTCCTCCCTCCAGAAGCCAGAATTGCACAATACTGAAAATGTGAATGCACCAGTTTCACGTGACAGCCACGTATGCGTATGTGTAACCACCCGTCCTACTGTCAATACCCTTGCATAAGATGCCCAACATTTTGTTTGCTGCTCCACACTGTGCCAATGGTTTCAGAGAACTGTCAAAGATAACTTTGCTGAGTTGTAACTTTCAGTTACAAGTTCAGCACCATGTACATTTAGAGAAGTGATTTCAATTATTTTCCCATAGATGCAAACATCTTTATTGAAGCTTATCTATTGCTGTTGCCCATAAAAAGATCTCATAAAATTAAGAAAGGAAGTTCCTTGCCACAGGCTCAACATCAGACTACTTGAGAAAGCTCAGTATCATCTGCAAGCTTGGATGATTTAATTATTCATTCCCTCCTCTGAGTTACTGCTAAATTTGCTGAACAAGACTACTTGAGGACTGCCTATACTAAAATTCATCCTCCTCCTGAAAGGTGCCCATTAAGTCTTACCCCTTGCTTCCTATCCTGTTCAATTCATAAAAGTAACCCTTATGTTCCTCTGGAAATATTGTTATCACTTGAAATTGTACTCATGCGTTTCTCCATGTAAGAAAATACTTACAAAGATTATCAAAAGGAGGCAGTAAGCCTGCAAGTTCTGTGCAGAGATGGGAGGGGCAACAACACAACATTCCCCTTCTCCATGTATTTATTAGCCACTCTCTCACCATTGCACCTCTTTCAAAGTTAAATAAAACCAAAAGCAGTTTAAAGCCAGATAGTCCATCAACACATTTGAGCAAATGCAACTTGAAGTATTTTTTATTGCAAAGTAATTACACAAATGAGCGTTTAAAAGTACTTTGTCTTAAACATAGCTTTACACAGCTCTAATCTGTTTaaggcctttttttaaaaaaaaaaaagttttaggacTCCTATTGCTTAACAATAAAGCATTACATTTCAATTACCATGATCATTTCAGCCAAAGCATAATGCGTAGCTTGCCCTTGTCTATTAATGTATGTAGAGTTCAGTTTTAATAGTTGTGTTTATCTGGCTGATAAAAATTTAAGAGGAAGTTTAGAAAAACTAAAAGCTGATTTATTGCTTATTCAACAACTGAAGCTGATTCTACTTCTTAGTTTATCTAAATATATACACAAACCATGTAAGAAAGTTTCAACATACATTTAGAATACCTGATTTTTCAACACAATTATTAATATAATTTCAACATGAGTTCTGAAAactaacaaatattttccttctccctccctaaAGCATGCATTTATCATCTAATACTTTATGCCATCCCAATTCTCAATCTTTCCATGATACATGCACTTAACCTTGTCAGCAATACACATCTGCTGTCTCACTGGCATCTTATTCCCCTACTTTTTCCAAGcacctgattttttctttttctttcttttttttttttaaatgtctattcCCAACTGCTCCAAATAATCTGCAATATACAAATTACTTGAGAAATACCACATAGGTATTTATTAAGTCTAAATATGTTCACTTATATCAGTAATAGCTTCAGTTACTGAATGAGCAACGTAACAGCTCATAACTATACAGTCTTAAAATCACTATCGCCTTTTTAACAACAGCACATAGCCAGTTCCTCTATACGTGTTTATCAAGGACAGCCTCTCATACTTTTACTAGCTTCTAATCACTTTGTAATTCCCAAACACTATACGGTCATTTGAGATTGCACATACCTATCTTCCAATAAGTTTATCAATCAACATAACTGCAtctttatactttattttttctatacaaaaatatttgtttatattatttaaaaatgtaagcatGCAATAACACTTAAAGATTGGCATTTGGCTAAAGTATTACTGTTAGAAGGAATTCTAAAGACTATTGCTCTGTTAATACTACTCAGCAATATAGTCACTACAAATCCACTTGTGTTGTGTGAACTTGTACTATGGACACACATGTAACATCTGCTCAGTTGCCTTGCCAAGTACTCCAGTGCTCAGTTTTCAGTCTACATCACAGAGAATCCGAGCTTCCTACATTATTACGCTGTGACCTGCTTACctaaaataaataagtacatGTCACCTGTGGTGTCATTTCTCTGCTTGCCCATGATGCGACTGTATATTAGGAGAAACTACCACCCCCAGAATATGTCTGTTTTTAGTAATGCTTTGCCCATCATTCCCCTGCTCTGGGTTaggctttttctctcccctcctttttagGAGTGAATTCACGCATTATTTAAGAAAATCCAATTTCAATTAACTTATTTAAAAAGTTATAGGTTATTATGAGTTAAAGTAATAAACAAACATCTATAAGGCCTTTggcatatatatagatagataaatacatatataatccATGCAATATGTCCATACAGAAGGATTACTTTTTTAGTTAACTTGGTATGGGAGAGGCAGATTCAATTTCCAACAAAATTACTTACctccttccctttgcttttttaattcctGTATTATATCATTGTACACACAGGATAAAAGCTCCTCCTGGGGTTTTGTTCCATCCaaataaactaaaaaagaaagaagctttcACATGAGTTCTATGTCAATTATCTATAATAGCAATTAACAAAATTTTCAGTAGTCCTATGGGTGCAGTCACAGGaggtaaacaaaataaaagacgAGCACAGTAGTCCCTTTGCTTCTGTCCTGAATTCAagttaaatcttaaaaaaaaaaaaaaaacccacaaataaacaaaaaacaccaccacctaGCATAATGGAAGGGTACTCCCGAAAGTCTCCAGAAAGGTAGAGGTTGTAACATTGGGACAGTAGAGTAACGGAATAAATAATTCAACAGAAAGATCCTTGCACAGTGGAAGACCTTGCGTTTTCCCTCAGCTTTTAGGGTTTGAATGAGCAATGCAAGGAGGGGCAATGCGGCCCCCACTCTCACTGCACAGTAAGGAGTACCCTGGTCTGCACACTGATGatgcttctcttccctccttcacctccctcccccctcccccccccccacatccagATGCAGGCAATGCCAAGAGCTCTTAGTAAAGCATTGCCCAAACTCATGGCAGAGTCCCACCGATACACCCAACTTTGACACTCCTCATGCAAAACTGGCAACTGCAGTGCACACCAAAAGCACCTAGGAAGTACCCTAAGCTTAGGTGTTCAGGACTTCAGTtagaattttaattcttttgaagAATTCACCCAATGCATCTGATATCACCTCAGAACTCTATTTACACATACATCTACAACCCAAGCGGGCGTGTTACATGGAGTTAATTAGCAAtcagaatatttctatttttttcttgtaacctCATAATTtacacatttctgttttaaaaaaaaaaaaaaacccttaaaacctGAAGAGCAAAGCAACAGAAAGGTCCAAACCTACTACCCAAGCACcacaaataaaaatctgaagaacGTTTACTTTTGTGGAGGACCAAATTAATGAACAAACCCACCCTCCCAAATTCTATGCTTAATCATTGTATAAGTTTAAAATTAAGGATAGCATACCAACATTACTTGCATTTTCTTccaattcatttttatatttcagatacaTAGGCCACACGTGTCCATCGAAGTACCCCGGTGTATCTGCTGGCTGATAGACTCTGGTGctacacaaaaatatatttgctttcccACGCAAGTTTTACATTTTTCCCCCCGGAGTCAGCTGGTTTAATTAGAGCACCTATCCAAACTATaaagaggcagggaagctgcatAAATGTTGGAGCAAGGGAGGCTCCTTTATTATAACACAATCAGTGATAGGAATTCTTACTAAATTACCTATTTTGGCCAATCAAATCATGTTTAAAATGAGGCAAAAGGAGGGTTTGTGTGTAGTATCTTTCTCAAGTAAGTTAAGCTGTATCAAAAGCATtaccaaaacaaattatttttttcctttgtattggGCACACAGATTTCTCAAGTTTTAGGTAACTACCAATTTCGTCTAGTAATTCCCAGACCGGACACCAAACTCCTTTATGGCAAGTCAAGATAGGAACCAAGAAAGTGGATTCCTCCAGAATCCCTGGCCACATGTGAAAATGAAAGCCAACTGAGTGGAGCATTTCTTCACTCAGCCAGCAGATCATTCTGACTTCACGTACGTGGATTGCTTCAGCACACGATTTGGGCTCCAAATTTGGAGCCGAGTCAGACACTGGCTTAGTAATCTAAACCAAATACCCAGTATAACTAATACACAGTCTAAACCAAATATACACTAAAACCACACATGAGTATTACTTTACACTAACTATCACGTAGCTGTATTCACCCAAGGATAAGACCGCTTTgtgttttctgaagtgtttctcaCTTCAAATATGGTTTAACTGCAATATGCAGTtagtaataaaataatttctccAGGCTAAGGtttctcttttcagtgtttttaagacATCTAACATTTTAAACAACCCTGCGCTCcacatacaaaaacaaaaattagtTGTTAAAGAGTCTACACAAGGTTCCCTGGGGATCACAGAAAACAGCTAACCTTACTAGCTTTTATTTGgcaagcacagaagaaaagctaGTACAAAAGGACCACTCCATGCTAAAGGATAGAGCGGCCCTCAGTGAGCAATAATTGAATAAtcttacctcctcctcctcttgcacTCTTCATAAGGAAGGGTCAGAAAATATCTTCTATCCCACAGTTCATTAAGCGGCCTAAGATAATAATGTATTTagttctcttttcccctctcggGAGGCTTTTAATATACCAGGTTACATAATACTGCTTACTCATAATTATACAAAAGAAAGCCTTCCACAATCAAAACACAGACATCTTCTGTATTTTTTGGATTGACACAtgtattctgtgattcttcagtCAAGATAGATGAGCTTGCCAGGCTGTTCATCCAACTGCGAATACTTTTCACCATTTCATCCATATAGAGGGCATCAAGTACTAGATGAAAGCAAAAACAGAGGACTCTCTTAGAAACGGAGAAAAAGAACCCTTCAGTACCCCTTAGTTAGTAAGAATCCAATAATCTAAATACAAGCATTAATGAAAAGGAACAAGATTATTCCCAAAACATCTTCTCACACACATACAAGTTGTTCCTCGTTTGCAACTGATGACACCTTAAAACTAAAGCTTTCTCCAGGACTGGGGCATTTCAGGTGGATATGGTTCCTCTGAACCGTGCAACACCAAAAAGCATGTGAACTCACTTCACAGCCTTTTCCTCTGCCATGAAAGCTGTGCGACTGCTCTCCAATCCTATGAAACTTGTAAAAACTTACTTGGCCCCCAGACCTCCACCCTTCTGTCAGTTGTAACTGAAACAGGCCAAGGAGATCCAAAAAATTtttgcttagggttttttttgggtCTGGGTATTGGAGTGGTGGAGAGTGACAGACCGGATCAAAAGGAAGATGGCATATCAAGCATGACAGTGTAATGCGACACCTTTACACGTCTCTCTACAGGCAGAAAGAGAACACATCAGATAAGTATTGAATGATAGAGAGAAAGCAGGCTTTCTCCTAACATAGGAGCCAATATATTTTACAGGAGAACAAGGTTTAGAAAttgatgcatatttttaataaaatattaaaacaccTCAACACACAGCGCAGATCTGTAGGAGACAAAGGTAAAGACATTGTAAGTTCCCAGTCAGTACTGGAACCTAGATTAGCAGCATGAAATCCAGACAGATATCTGGATCAGAATCTCCTGCTGATCCCTGTAGCTTCACATTCACGTTTCATGATGTCTAGAAGCTAAGCCAAAAACTGCACAGCTGATGAAAATCAGCTTTCAGATGGAGGTTAAGGTTCTGGCCAATATCAAGAAAGTGATACATTTACATTTTGTAGTCCCCAAGTACTGGAACAGATTAGCTAATAACAAACTCTACACAGATGTCACTCGAACCAAAGTGCTGGCCTAAAGTGGATCTGGATCTAAATGTTTAAAGGCTAAATTATCATGCTGGATGAGCACCAACCACGAACTTCAAAGTGTAGGGTCGCCATGTGAGATCTGACACAAGACAAAGGTGTCGAGATTGGATGCAAATTTTGATTGATTTGGGATGTGGTCATGAAAGAGACACAACGGTCATGACATTCCATGAGTTCATTATCCAAGTGAAAAATATCCATCGCTGCACAGAAAGAGATGAAGACTAAGCTTTTGCCAGCGCTCCAAGCCAAAAGACTTTCAACTGCATAGTGTAATTTGCTACTGCGCCAGGTGCAAATTCAAGTAGAGGAAAAgataagagaga comes from Struthio camelus isolate bStrCam1 chromosome Z, bStrCam1.hap1, whole genome shotgun sequence and encodes:
- the NMRK1 gene encoding nicotinamide riboside kinase 1 encodes the protein MKVLVVGLGGVTNGGKTTLAEKLKKILPNCDIISQDDFFKPESEVETDQRGFKLYDVLDALYMDEMVKSIRSWMNSLASSSILTEESQNTCVNPKNTEDVCVLIVEGFLLYNYEPLNELWDRRYFLTLPYEECKRRRSTRVYQPADTPGYFDGHVWPMYLKYKNELEENASNVVYLDGTKPQEELLSCVYNDIIQELKKQREGGKQVTA